The following are encoded in a window of Pangasianodon hypophthalmus isolate fPanHyp1 chromosome 14, fPanHyp1.pri, whole genome shotgun sequence genomic DNA:
- the LOC113544624 gene encoding cell adhesion molecule DSCAML1 isoform X2, producing MWLITLLLLYSFKEVNSEDVVSTRLYFVNASLQRVTFSSSVGVSLPCPAGGAPHAVLRWYLATGDDIYDVPHIRHVHANGTLQLYPFSPSAFNSFIHDNDYFCTAENQAGKIRSPSIRVKAVFREPYTVRVADQRSMRGNVAVFKCLIPSAVQEYVSVVSWEKDTVAIVPGNRFFLTSYGALYISDVQKEDALSTYRCITKHKYSGETRQSNGARLSVLDPTESTPSVMDSFQSGEVQVGRSVELPCIASGFPNPTIRWLKDGRPLPADSRWTRRLTGLTISDLRMEDSGNYICEVTNSFGSKEVTGYLNVIEPLRVTVSPKNLKTGISSTVILSCAVQGSPHFTVSWFRNTEPVLPDQHFSIQGTNNETLFITAAQKRHSGAYQCFATRKGQTAQDFSIILLEDGTPRIVSSFSERVVAPGEPFSLMCAAKGAPPPTITWTLDDEPIARDSAHRASQYTLSDGSTVSHVNVSNPQIRDGGVYRCAARNSAGSAEYQARINVRGPPSIRAMRNITAVAGRNTFINCRVIGYPYYSIKWYKDGMLLPDNHRQVVYENGTLKLSDVQKGMDEGAYLCSVLIQPQLSISQTVYVTVKVPPLIQPFDFPPTSIGKLMYIACVVSSGDMPIRITWRKDGQEIVSGTSGVTIETKEFMSSLQISKVSLKHNGNYTCIASNDAATVSSERQLIVTVPPRFRVQPNNQDGIYGKSGVLNCSVDGYPPPKVMWKHAKGIGNPQQYHPVPLTGRIQIMPNGSLLIRHVLEEDRGYYLCQASNGVGSDISKSMLLTVKIPAMITSHPNTTMAIKGQNKELNCTARGEYPIIIRWERGDTVIDPDRNPRYSITTSPNEKSDEVISTLKLKPAERGDSVFFSCHAINSYGEGRGLIQLTVQEPPDPPELEVREVKDRSMNLRWTQRFDGNSIITSYDIEYKNKSDPWELKHATRKISPTNNQANIVELHPASVYSIRMYSYNKIGRSQASKELTISTEEASPDGPPMDVILQPMTSQSIRVTWKAPKKELQNGVIRGYQIGYRENGPGSNGQYSIVEMKATGDSEVYTLDNLKKFAQYGVVVQAFNRAGTGPSSSEINATTLEDVPSQPPQNVRAITVTSDEAVITWSEPPRMTLNGVLKGYRVVFWSLFPDGEWGEMQNITTVREQVELKGLEKFTNYSVQVLAYTQAGDGVRSNVLYIQTREDYPGPPAGIKAVPSSASSVVVSWLPPNKPNGIIRKYTIYCSSPGSAQPAPSEYEANPEVLFYRITHLNQGQQYLIWAAAVTTAGRGNISEKVTVEPALKAPAKILSFGGTVTTPWMKEVRLPCSSVGEPTPTIKWTKDSENTAIPVSQDGQRNILANGTLLLRSVKAEDSGYYTCTATNTLGFDTIIVNLLVQVPPDQPRLTVSTTSTSSITLAWIPGDNGGSSIRGFVLQYSVDNTEEWRDVFISSTERSFKLDNLRCGTWYKVKLAAKNSVGAGRISEIIEAKTHGREPQFNKDQPLFTHINSTHARLNLQGWSSGGCPINAVLLDFRPKGSYAWQSIRTNGTTDVFLAELREATWYELKMKACNSAGCGNQTSQFATLDYDGSTIPPIKSARGEGDDVKKLFSIGCPVILVTLGMALLFIIRKKRKEKRLKRLRDAKSLAEMLISKNNRSFDTPVKGPPQGPRLHIDIPRVQLLIEDKEGIKQIGEDKATIPVTDTEFSQSVNPQSFCTGVSVHHPALIQNTGPLIDMSDIRPGTNPVSRKSVKSAHSTRNRYSSQWTLTKCQASTPARTLTSDWRTVGSQHGITVTESDSYSASLSQDTDKGRNSMVSTESASSTYEELARAYEHAKLEEHLQHAKFEITECFISDSSSDQMTTGTNENADSMTSMSTPSEPGICRFTASPPKPQDYDRGKNVAVPIPHRANKSEYCNLPLYMKTEPFFRKQAELHDPCPVVPPREASIRSLAARAYHTQGRHMTLDPSKQQALTLSHGGLSSLTSSGASGPASSTTTGGSSISSGTSTLPQRTLTMPSSSSTSSAGQSTGAAGAAAGAVASSGSTGGGGVSSSSKVGGSRDSLLESSSSGLGRLQKQSAGAYSKSYTLV from the exons GTAACAGGTTTTTCTTGACATCATATGGGGCCCTGTACATATCGGACGTGCAGAAAGAGGATGCGCTTTCTACTTACCGCTGCATtaccaaacacaaatacagtgGAGAGACCCGGCAGAGCAATGGTGCTCGTCTCTCTGTGTTGG ATCCTACCGAGTCCACACCCTCAGTGATGGACAGCTTCCAGTCAGGCGAAGTGCAGGTGGGTCGCAGCGTGGAGTTGCCATGCATTGCCTCAGGCTTCCCCAATCCCACTATCCGTTGGCTGAAGGATGGCAGGCCACTTCCGGCTGACTCCCGCTGGACCAGGCGTCTCACAGGCCTTACCATCAGCGACCTACGCATGGAGGATTCAGGCAACTACATCTGTGAAGTCACCAATAGCTTTGGCTCCAAGGAGGTCACAGGATACCTCAATGTGATAG AGCCACTAAGGGTCACTGTCTCCCCTAAAAACTTGAAGACAGGTATCAGCAGTACAGTGATCCTGTCCTGTGCTGTTCAAGGTTCCCCTCATTTCACTGTGTCCTGGTTCCGGAACACAGAGCCTGTACTTCCTGACCAGCACTTCTCCATTCAGGGCACCAACAATGAGACTCTGTTCATCACTGCTGCCCAGAAAAGACACTCAGGCGCGTACCAGTGCTTTGCTACTCGCAAGGGTCAAACCGCCCAGGACTTCTCCATTATATTGCTGGAAG ATGGCACACCAAGGATTGTCTCATCCTTCAGTGAACGTGTGGTGGCACCAGGCGAACCCTTCTCTCTAATGTGTGCAGCCAAAGGTGCCCCTCCACCCACCATCACTTGGACCCTGGATGATGAGCCAATCGCTAGGGACTCGGCGCACCGGGCCAGTCAGTACACGCTCTCGGACGGCTCCACTGTATCGCATGTTAACGTCAGCAACCCACAGATCCGCGACGGGGGCGTGTACCGCTGCGCTGCACGCAACTCGGCCGGTAGCGCCGAGTACCAAGCGCGCATAAACGTAAGAG gccCCCCAAGTATCAGGGCCATGCGCAACATTACAGCCGTGGCTGGGCGCAACACCTTCATCAATTGCCGTGTGATCGGCTACCCATACTACTCCATCAAGTGGTATAAAGATGGCATGCTGTTGCCAGACAACCATCGGCAGGTGGTATATGAGAATGGTACACTCAAACTCAGTGATGTGCAAAAAGGAATGGATGAGGGAGCGTACCTGTGCAGTGTGCTCATCCAACCCCAGCTCTCTATCAGCCAGACCGTCTATGTCACTGTCAAAG TTCCCCCTCTCATTCAGCCTTTTGACTTCCCCCCTACTTCAATTGGTAAACTGATGTACATAGCATGCGTAGTCTCATCTGGGGACATGCCCATCCGGATTACATGGCGCAAAGATGGTCAGGAGATTGTGTCTGGCACCTCTGGTGTCACCATTGAGACCAAGGAGTTCATGAGCTCACTGCAGATCTCCAAAGTTTCCCTAAAGCACAACGGCAACTACACTTGCATCGCCAGCAATGATGCAGCCACCGTCAGCTCTGAAAGGCAGCTTATAGTCACTG TCCCCCCTCGTTTCCGAGTTCAGCCTAACAACCAAGATGGGATCTATGGAAAGTCTGGGGTTCTAAATTGCTCTGTGGATGGTTATCCCCCTCCAAAGGTCATGTGGAAACATGCCAAAG GTATTGGAAATCCACAGCAATACCATCCAGTTCCTCTGACTGGCCGCATCCAGATCATGCCCAATGGTTCTCTTCTGATCCGACATGTTTTGGAGGAGGATCGTGGCTACTATTTGTGCCAGGCCAGCAATGGTGTGGGCTCAGATATCAGCAAGAGCATGTTGCTGACAGTCAAAA TTCCAGCCATGATCACCTCCCATCCTAACACAACTATGGCTATAAAAGGCCAGAATAAAGAACTAAACTGCACTGCCCGGGGTGAGTACCCTATTATCATTCGCTGGGAACGTGGGGACACTGTCATCGACCCTGACCGTAACCCTCGCTACTCAATCACCACTAGCCCCAATGAGAAGAGTGATGAGGTGATTTCCACGCTGAAG ctgaAGCCAGCTGAGCGTGGGGACTCTGTGTTCTTCTCATGTCATGCTATCAACTCCTATGGCGAGGGCCGTGGCCTCATTCAGTTGACTGTGCAAG AGCCCCCTGATCCTCCAGAGTTAGAAGTACGTGAGGTAAAAGATCGCAGTATGAACTTAAGATGGACCCAGAGGTTTGATGGGAACAGCATCATTACCAGTTATGATATtgaatacaaaaacaaatctg ATCCATGGGAATTGAAACATGCTACACGCAAAATTTCCCCAACCAATAACCAGGCCAACATAGTGGAGTTGCATCCTGCTTCTGTCTACAGCATTCGTATGTACTCGTACAACAAAATTGGCCGTAGTCAGGCCAGCAAAGAGCTCACTATCAGCACAGAGGAAGCAT CTCCTGATGGGCCACCCATGGACGTCATTCTGCAGCCTATGACATCACAGAGCATCCGTGTTACATGGAAG GCTCCCAAGAAGGAACTCCAGAACGGCGTGATCCGTGGCTATCAGATTGGCTACAGAGAGAATGGGCCTGGCAGTAACGGCCAGTACAGCATAGTGGAGATGAAGGCAACGGGTGACAGTGAGGTGTATACACTGGATAACCTGAAGAAATTTGCCCAGTATGGAGTGGTTGTTCAAGCCTTCAATCGAGCTGGAACAGGTCCATCCAGTTCTGAGATCAATGCTACCACACTAGAAGATG TGCCCAGCCAGCCTCCTCAGAATGTTCGGGCCATCACAGTGACATCAGATGAGGCAGTGATTACATGGTCAGAGCCTCCGCGGATGACCCTAAATGGGGTCCTGAAAGGTTATCGTGTGGTGTTCTGGTCCCTCTTCCCTGATGGAG AATGGGGTGAGATGCAGAACATTACTACAGTACGTGAGCAAGTGGAGTTGAAAGGCTTAGAAAAGTTCACAAACTACAGTGTCCAGGTGTTGGCCTACACACAGGCAGGGGACGGTGTCCGCAGCAATGTTCTCTACATACAGACGCGAGAGGACt ACCCTGGCCCTCCAGCAGGCATCAAAGCTGTCCCCTCCTCTGCCAGCAGTGTTGTGGTATCATGGCTCCCTCCGAACAAGCCAAATGGCATCATCAGGAAATACACCATTTACTGCTCCAGCCCCGGCTCAGCCCAACCA GCTCCCAGTGAATATGAGGCAAACCCAGAAGTGCTGTTTTACCGCATCACCCACCTGAATCAAGGACAGCAGTACCTTATCTGGGCAGCAGCTGTTACCACTGCCGGTCGGGGAAACATCAGCGAGAAGGTCACTGTGGAACCTGCTTTAAAGG CTCCTGCTAAGATACTATCTTTTGGAGGTACAGTTACCACTCCATGGATGAAGGAGGTACGGCTGCCATGTAGTTCAGTTGGGGAGCCAACTCCCACAATTAAATGGACCAAAGACAG TGAGAACACTGCTATTCCCGTCTCTCAGGATGGCCAGCGGAACATTCTGGCAAACGGGACACTGTTGTTGCGCTCGGTAAAAGCAGAGGATTCTGGGTACTACACCTGCACAGCCACCAACACACTAGGATTCGATACCATAATTGTGAACCTACTAGTGCAAG TCCCTCCAGATCAGCCTCGTTTAACAGTCTCCACCACCTCAACCTCCTCTATTACTCTGGCCTGGATCCCTGGAGACAATGGAGGAAGCTCCATCAGAG GCTTTGTGCTGCAGTACTCTGTGGATAATACGGAAGAGTGGAGAGATGTGTTCATTAGCTCCACTGAGCGCTCTTTCAAGTTGGATAACCTCCGCTGTGGCACCTGGTATAAGGTCAAGCTAGCTGCCAAGAACAGCGTGGGAGCTGGTAGGATAAGTGAAATCATTGAGGCGAAGACTCATGGCAGAG AGCCCCAGTTCAACAAGGACCAGCCCCTGTTCACCCACATCAACTCCACCCATGCTCGGCTTAATCTGCAGGGCTGGAGCAGTGGTGGCTGCCCCATCAATGCTGTGCTGCTTGACTTCCGGCCCAAAGGCAGCTATGCCTGGCAAAGCATACGCACCAATGGCACAACCGATGTCTTCCTGGCTGAGCTGCGTGAAGCCACCTGGTATGAGCTGAAGATGAAGGCCTGCAACAGTGCTGGCTGTGGCAACCAGACCTCCCAGTTTGCTACACTAGACTACGATGGCA GTACCATTCCCCCAATCAAGTCTGCACGTGGGGAAGGCGATGATGTAAAAAAGCTGTTCTCCATTGGCTGTCCTGTCATTCTAGTTACATTGGGCATGGCCCTCCTCTTCATCATTCGAAAGAAACGCAAAGAGAAGAGGCTGAAGAGACTTCGGG ATGCTAAGAGTTTGGCTGAAATGTTGATCAG TAAGAACAATCGCAGTTTTGACACCCCAGTAAAGGGCCCACCCCAGGGGCCACGGCTGCACATAGATATACCACGTGTACAACTGCTTATTGAAGATAAGGAGGGCATCAAGCAGATTG GTGAAGACAAAGCCACCATTCCGGTGACAGACACAGAGTTCAGCCAATCAGTAAACCCCCAGAGCTTCTGCACAGGCGTGTCTGTGCATCATCCTGCCCTCATTCAGAACACTGGCCCCTTAATTGACATGTCTGATATTAGACCAGGAACCA ATCCAGTGTCAAGGAAGAGTGTTAAGTCAGCTCACAGTACAAGGAACCGTTACTCAAGCCAGTGGACCCTGACAAAGTGCCAGGCATCCACACCTGCCCGCACCCTTACCTCTGACTGGCGTACTGTCGGCTCCCAGCATGGTATCACTGTAACAGAGAGTGACAGTTATAGTGCCAGTCTGTCCCAGGACACAG ACAAGGGCCGTAACAGCATGGTTTCGACAGAGAGTGCTTCCTCTACATATGAGGAACTGGCTCGCGCTTACGAGCACGCCAAGCTGGAAGAGCACCTGCAGCACGCTAAGTTTGAGATTACAGAGTGCTTCATTTCAGACAGTTCTTCGGACCAGATGACCACAGGTACCAATGAAAATGCTGACAGCATGACATCAATGAGCACGCCATCCGAGCCAGGCATCTGCCGCTTCACAGCATCTCCACCAAAACCGCAGGACTATGACCGTGGCAAGAATGTAGCGGTGCCAATTCCACACCGTGCCAACAAGA GTGAGTACTGTAATCTCCCCCTTTATATGAAGACAGAGCCATTCTTCCGCAAACAAGCTGAGCTACATGACCCATGCCCAGTGGTGCCGCCACGTGAAGCTTCTATTCGAAGTTTGGCGGCTCGTGCCTACCACACACAGGGCCGCCACATGACATTAGACCCATCCAAACAGCAGGCCCTGACGCTCAGCCACGGTGGCTTAAGTAGCCTAACCAGCTCAGGAGCATCAGGGCCagcctccagcaccaccacaggTGGCTCCAGCATCAGCTCGGGCACATCCACATTGCCCCAGAGGACTCTTACCATGCCcagctcctcctccacctcctcagCCGGCCAAAGCACTGGAGCTGCTGGAGCTGCAGCTGGTGCTGTGGCCAGTTCTGGCTCCACAGGGGGAGGTGGCGTGAGCAGCAGCTCCAAGGTTGGTGGTTCAAGAGACTCTCTGCTGGAGAGCAGCTCATCTGGATTGGGCAGACTGCAGAAGCAGAGTGCTGGGGCGTATTCAAAGTCCTACACACTGGTGTAG